The Manis javanica isolate MJ-LG chromosome 4, MJ_LKY, whole genome shotgun sequence genome contains a region encoding:
- the MAP3K6 gene encoding mitogen-activated protein kinase kinase kinase 6 isoform X1, with the protein MAGPCPGSGTLERAGSFWQDPLAEALSQGRPLAAPPGRGCARSRPLSVVYVLTREPQAGVEPEAGAEVEPLPLRCLREACAQLPGPRPRPQLRTLPFGKLALGDTAALDSFYNADVVVLEVSSSLAQPSLFYHLGVRESFSMTNNVLLCSQADLPDLQALREDVFQKNSDCAGSYTLIPYVVTATGRVLCGDAGLLKGLADGLVQARAGTEALLTPLVGRFARLLEATPTDSCGYFRETIRQDIRQARERFSGQQLREELARLQRRLDSMELLSLDIIMNLLLSYRDVQDYSAIIELVETLQALPTCDVAEQHNVCFHYAFALNRRNRRGDREKALAVLLPLVQFEGSVAPDLYCMCGRVYKDMFFSSGFQDPGHREQAYYWYRKAFDTEPSLHSGINAAVLLIAAGQRFEDSEELQLIGMKLGCLLARKGCLEKMQYYWDVGFYLGAQILANDLAQVALAAEQLYKLNAPIWYLVSVMETFLLYQHFRPTPETLGGPPHRAHFWLHFLLQSCQPLKTACPQGDQCLVLVLEMNKVLLPAKLEFQGTDPMSAVILSLLEPETQDIPSSWTFPVASICGVSASKRDGRCCFLYALPPAQDVQLYFPSVGHCQWFCGLIQALVTNPDSTAPVEEAESVGEVLEFDYEYTEMGERLVLGKGTYGVVYAGRDRHTRVRIAIKEIPERDSRFSQPLHEEIALHKRLRHKNIVRYLGSASQGGYLKIFMEEVPGGSLSSLLRTVWGPLQDNESTISFYTRQILQGLSYLHDNHIVHRDIKGDNVLINTFSGLLKISDFGTSKRLAGITPCTETFTGTLQYMAPEIIDQGPRGYGKAADIWSLGCTVIEMATGRPPFHELGSPQAAMFQVGMYKVHPPMPNSLSAEAQAFLLRTFEPNPRVRASAQALLGDPFLQPGKKSRSPGSPQHALRPSDAPSASSTPSADSTTQSQTFPRPQATPQHPPSPPKRCLSYGDTSQLRVPEEPGAEDSASPEESSGMSLMHQESKRRAMLAAVLEQELPTLAEQLCLERDQDPRLGRNHVEELLRCLGAHIHTPNRRQLAQELQALQGQLRAQGIGPALLHAPLFAFPEVVKQILRRRQIRPHWMFVLDSLLSRAVRAALAVLGPEVKDAVPPKSKEASKEEESQLKQQETSVHLSRLPGEPEQEPTPLIVQLGLLRAETDRLRSVLAEKERECQALVQQALQRVNGEARTCVLASAPPSALTVDQGLVLWLQELNVDSGTIQTVRGRELDSHQPKTPPLPIFQLFSLSPLIQRISVLEEHLVSPAYHADEKTKAQKRVRSALARW; encoded by the exons ATGGCGGGGCCGTGCCCGGGGTCCGGAACCCTGGAGCGCGCGGGCAGCTTCTGGCAGGACCCGCTGGCTGAGGCGCTGAGCCAGGGCCGGCCGCTCGCGGCTCCCCCGGGCCGTGGCTGTGCTCGAAGCAGACCGCTCAGCGTGGTCTACGTGCTGACCCGGGAGCCGCAGGCCGGGGTGGAGCCCGAGGCTGGAGCCGAGGTGGAGCCGCTGCCCCTGCGCTGCCTGCGCGAGGCCTGCGCGCAGCTCCCCGGGCCGCGGCCACGGCCGCAGCTGCGCACCCTGCCCTTCGGGAAGCTGGCTCTGGGAGACACCGCGGCGCTCGATTCTTTCTATAACGCTG atGTGGTGGTGCTGGAGGTGAGCAGCTCccttgcacagccttccctgttCTACCACCTTGGTGTGCGTGAGAGCTTCAGCATGACCAACAACGTGCTGCTCTGCTCCCAGGCTGACCTCCCAGACCTGCAGGCCCTGCGG GAGGATGTTTTCCAGAAGAACTCC GATTGCGCTGGCAGCTACACATTGATCCCCTATGTGGTGACAGCCACTGGTCGGGTGCTTTGTGGTGACGCAGGCCTCCTGAAAGGCCTGGCTGATGGGCTAGTTCAGGCCAGGGCAGGCACAGAGGCTCTGCTCACACCCCTGGTGGGCCGGTTTGCCCGCCTGCTGGAGGCCACACCTACAGACTCTTG TGGCTATTTTCGGGAGACCATTCGGCAGGACATCCGACAGGCACGGGAGAGGTTTAGTGGGCAGCAGCTGCGGGAGGAGCTGGCCCGCCTGCAGCGGAGACTGGACAGCATGGAGTTGCTGAGCTTGGATATCATCATGAACCTGCTGCTCTCCTATCGTGATGTGCAG GACTACTCAGCCATCATTGAGCTGGTGGAGACACTGCAGGCCTTGCCCACCTGTGATGTGGCTGAGCAGCACAACGTCTGCTTCCACTACGCGTTTGCCCTCAACCG GAGGAACAGGAGGGGGGACCGGGAGAAGGCCCTGGCTGTGCTGCTGCCACTGGTACAGTTTGAGGGCTCAGTGGCACCTGACCTGTATTGCATGTGTGGCCGTGTCTACAAGGACATGTTCTTCAGCTCTGGCTTCCAGGATCCTGGGCACCGGGAGCAGGCCTATTACTG gtaTCGCAAAGCTTTTGATACAGAGCCCAGCCTCCACTCGGGCATCAATGCAGCTGTGCTCCTCATTGCTGCTGGGCAGCGCTTTGAGGACTCCGAGGAGCTCCAGCTTATAG GCATGAAGCTGGGCTGCCTGCTGGCTCGAAAAGGCTGTTTGGAGAAGATGCAATATTACTGGGATGTAGGCTTCTACCTGGGAGCTCAGATCCTTGCCAATGACCTTGCCCAGGTGGCACTGGCTGCAGAGCAGCTGTACAAACTCAATGCCCCCATTTG GTACCTGGTGTCTGTGATGGAAACCTTCCTGCTGTACCAGCACTTCAGACCCACACCAGAAACTCTTGGAGGCCCCCCACACCGTGCACACTTCTGGCTCCATTTCTTGCTACAGTCCTGCCAGCCACTCAAGACGGCCTGTCCCCAAGGGGACCAGTGCTTG GTGCTGGTGCTGGAGATGAACAAGGTGTTGCTGCCGGCAAAGCTCGAGTTTCAGGGTACAGACCCGATGAGCGCAGTGATCCTGAGTCTGCTGGAGCCCGAGACCCAG GACATTCCCTCCAGTTGGACCTTCCCGGTCGCCTCCATCTGCGGCGTCAG CGCCTCGAAGCGGGACGGGCGCTGCTGCTTCCTCTACGCGCTTCCCCCGGCTCAGGACGTCCAGCTGTACTTTCCCAGCGTAGGGCACTGCCAGTG GTTCTGCGGCTTGATCCAAGCCTTGGTGACGAATCCGGATTCCACGGCACCCgtggaggaggcagagagtgTAGGGGAGGTGCTGGAG TTCGATTACGAATACACCGAGATGGGCGAGCGGTTGGTGCTGGGCAAGGGCACGTACGGGGTGGTGTATGCGGGCCGCGACAGGCACACGCGGGTACGCATCGCCATTAAGGAGATCCCGGAGCGAGACAGCAG GTTCTCTCAACCCCTCCATGAAGAGATTGCTCTGCACAAACGCCTGCGCCACAAGAACATCGTGCGCTACCTGGGCTCAGCCAGCCAGGGCGGCTACCTCAAGATCTTCATGGAGGAAGTGCCTGGAG GCAGCCTGTCCTCCTTGCTGCGGACAGTGTGGGGACCCTTGCAGGACAACGAGAGCACCATCAGTTTCTACACCCGCCAGATCCTGCAGGGACTCAGCTACCTGCATGACAACCACATTGTGCATCGAGACATCAAA GGGGACAATGTGCTGATCAACACCTTCAGCGGACTGCTAAAGATTTCTGACTTTGGCACCTCCAAGCGGCTGGCAGGCATCACACCCTGCACCGAGACCTTCACAG GGACCCTACAGTATATGGCTCCAGAAATCATTGACCAGGGCCCACGAGGTTATGGGAAAGCAGCTGACATCTGGTCATTGGGCTGCACTGTCATTGAGATGGCCACAGGTCGCCCACCCTTCCATGAGCTAGGGAGCCCACAGGCTGCAATGTTTCAG GTGGGCATGTACAAGGTGCATCCGCCAATGCCCAAttctctgtcagcagaggcccAAGCCTTCCTCCTCCGAACTTTTGAGCCAAACCCCCGTGTCCGAGCCAGTGCTCAAGCACTGCTGGGAGACCCCTTCCTTCAGCCTGGGAAGAAGAGCCGCAGTCCTGGCTCCCCCCAACATGCCCTGCGGCCCTCAG ATGCCCCTTCAGCGAGCTCTACTCCTTCAGCTGACTCCACCACGCAGTCCCAGACATTCCCACGTCCTCAGGCAACCCCTCAGCACCCACCCAGTCCCCCAAAGCGCTGCCTCAGTTATGGGGACACCAGCCAACTCCG GGTGCCTGAGGAGCCCGGGGCCGAGGACTCCGCGTCCCCCGAGGAGAGTTCGGGAATGAGCCTGATGCACCAAGAGAGCAAGCGCCGGGCCATGCTGGCGGCTGTACTGGAGCAGGAGCTGCCCACTCTGGCGGAGCAGCTGTGCCTGGAGCGGGACCAG GATCCCCGTCTGGGCAGGAATCACGTGGAAGAGCTACTGCGCTGCCTTGGGGCGCATATCCACACACCCAACCGCCGGCAGCTGGCCCAGGAGCTGCAAGCGCTCCAAGGGCAGCTTCGGGCCCAGGGCATTGGGCCTGCGCTTCTGCATGCACCGCTCTTCGCCTTCCCAGAAGTG gtGAAACAGATCCTCCGCAGGCGCCAGATCCGTCCACACTGGATGTTCGTGCTGGACTCGCTGCTCAGCCGCGCTGTACGGGCAGCCCTGGCGGTGCTGGGCCCAG AGGTGAAGGACGCAGTCCCACCGAAGTCAAAGGAGGCCAGTAAAGAAGAGGAGTCCCAGCTAAAGCAGCAGGAGACCTCAGTGCATCTGAGCCGGCTCCCTGGGGAACCAGAGCAGGAACCCACACCTCTGATAGTGCAGCTGGGCCTTTTGAGAGCAGAGACTGACAG GCTTCGAAGCGTCCTGGCTGAGAAGGAACGAGAGTGCCAGGCCCTGGTGCAACAAGCTCTACAGCGGGTGAATGGGGAAGCCAGAACCTGTGTCCTAGCCTCAGCACCCCCAT CTGCTCTCACAGTGGACCAGGGCCTGGTGCTGTGGCTACAGGAACTGAACGTGGATTCAGGCACCATCCAGACGGTGAGGGGAAGAGAACTTGACTCCCACCAACCAAAGACCCCTCCTCTGCCTATCTTTCAGCTCTTTTCACTTTCTCCTCTGATACAGAGAATTTCAGTACTGGAAGAGCACTTAGTATCCCCCGCCTATCacgcagatgagaaaactaaggcccagaaaAGGGTGCGATCTGCCCTAGCACGTTGGTAG
- the MAP3K6 gene encoding mitogen-activated protein kinase kinase kinase 6 isoform X4 yields the protein MTNNVLLCSQADLPDLQALREDVFQKNSDCAGSYTLIPYVVTATGRVLCGDAGLLKGLADGLVQARAGTEALLTPLVGRFARLLEATPTDSCGYFRETIRQDIRQARERFSGQQLREELARLQRRLDSMELLSLDIIMNLLLSYRDVQDYSAIIELVETLQALPTCDVAEQHNVCFHYAFALNRRNRRGDREKALAVLLPLVQFEGSVAPDLYCMCGRVYKDMFFSSGFQDPGHREQAYYWYRKAFDTEPSLHSGINAAVLLIAAGQRFEDSEELQLIGMKLGCLLARKGCLEKMQYYWDVGFYLGAQILANDLAQVALAAEQLYKLNAPIWYLVSVMETFLLYQHFRPTPETLGGPPHRAHFWLHFLLQSCQPLKTACPQGDQCLVLVLEMNKVLLPAKLEFQGTDPMSAVILSLLEPETQDIPSSWTFPVASICGVSASKRDGRCCFLYALPPAQDVQLYFPSVGHCQWFCGLIQALVTNPDSTAPVEEAESVGEVLEFDYEYTEMGERLVLGKGTYGVVYAGRDRHTRVRIAIKEIPERDSRFSQPLHEEIALHKRLRHKNIVRYLGSASQGGYLKIFMEEVPGGSLSSLLRTVWGPLQDNESTISFYTRQILQGLSYLHDNHIVHRDIKGDNVLINTFSGLLKISDFGTSKRLAGITPCTETFTGTLQYMAPEIIDQGPRGYGKAADIWSLGCTVIEMATGRPPFHELGSPQAAMFQVGMYKVHPPMPNSLSAEAQAFLLRTFEPNPRVRASAQALLGDPFLQPGKKSRSPGSPQHALRPSDAPSASSTPSADSTTQSQTFPRPQATPQHPPSPPKRCLSYGDTSQLRVPEEPGAEDSASPEESSGMSLMHQESKRRAMLAAVLEQELPTLAEQLCLERDQDPRLGRNHVEELLRCLGAHIHTPNRRQLAQELQALQGQLRAQGIGPALLHAPLFAFPEVVKQILRRRQIRPHWMFVLDSLLSRAVRAALAVLGPEVKDAVPPKSKEASKEEESQLKQQETSVHLSRLPGEPEQEPTPLIVQLGLLRAETDRLRSVLAEKERECQALVQQALQRVNGEARTCVLASAPPSALTVDQGLVLWLQELNVDSGTIQTVRGRELDSHQPKTPPLPIFQLFSLSPLIQRISVLEEHLVSPAYHADEKTKAQKRVRSALARW from the exons ATGACCAACAACGTGCTGCTCTGCTCCCAGGCTGACCTCCCAGACCTGCAGGCCCTGCGG GAGGATGTTTTCCAGAAGAACTCC GATTGCGCTGGCAGCTACACATTGATCCCCTATGTGGTGACAGCCACTGGTCGGGTGCTTTGTGGTGACGCAGGCCTCCTGAAAGGCCTGGCTGATGGGCTAGTTCAGGCCAGGGCAGGCACAGAGGCTCTGCTCACACCCCTGGTGGGCCGGTTTGCCCGCCTGCTGGAGGCCACACCTACAGACTCTTG TGGCTATTTTCGGGAGACCATTCGGCAGGACATCCGACAGGCACGGGAGAGGTTTAGTGGGCAGCAGCTGCGGGAGGAGCTGGCCCGCCTGCAGCGGAGACTGGACAGCATGGAGTTGCTGAGCTTGGATATCATCATGAACCTGCTGCTCTCCTATCGTGATGTGCAG GACTACTCAGCCATCATTGAGCTGGTGGAGACACTGCAGGCCTTGCCCACCTGTGATGTGGCTGAGCAGCACAACGTCTGCTTCCACTACGCGTTTGCCCTCAACCG GAGGAACAGGAGGGGGGACCGGGAGAAGGCCCTGGCTGTGCTGCTGCCACTGGTACAGTTTGAGGGCTCAGTGGCACCTGACCTGTATTGCATGTGTGGCCGTGTCTACAAGGACATGTTCTTCAGCTCTGGCTTCCAGGATCCTGGGCACCGGGAGCAGGCCTATTACTG gtaTCGCAAAGCTTTTGATACAGAGCCCAGCCTCCACTCGGGCATCAATGCAGCTGTGCTCCTCATTGCTGCTGGGCAGCGCTTTGAGGACTCCGAGGAGCTCCAGCTTATAG GCATGAAGCTGGGCTGCCTGCTGGCTCGAAAAGGCTGTTTGGAGAAGATGCAATATTACTGGGATGTAGGCTTCTACCTGGGAGCTCAGATCCTTGCCAATGACCTTGCCCAGGTGGCACTGGCTGCAGAGCAGCTGTACAAACTCAATGCCCCCATTTG GTACCTGGTGTCTGTGATGGAAACCTTCCTGCTGTACCAGCACTTCAGACCCACACCAGAAACTCTTGGAGGCCCCCCACACCGTGCACACTTCTGGCTCCATTTCTTGCTACAGTCCTGCCAGCCACTCAAGACGGCCTGTCCCCAAGGGGACCAGTGCTTG GTGCTGGTGCTGGAGATGAACAAGGTGTTGCTGCCGGCAAAGCTCGAGTTTCAGGGTACAGACCCGATGAGCGCAGTGATCCTGAGTCTGCTGGAGCCCGAGACCCAG GACATTCCCTCCAGTTGGACCTTCCCGGTCGCCTCCATCTGCGGCGTCAG CGCCTCGAAGCGGGACGGGCGCTGCTGCTTCCTCTACGCGCTTCCCCCGGCTCAGGACGTCCAGCTGTACTTTCCCAGCGTAGGGCACTGCCAGTG GTTCTGCGGCTTGATCCAAGCCTTGGTGACGAATCCGGATTCCACGGCACCCgtggaggaggcagagagtgTAGGGGAGGTGCTGGAG TTCGATTACGAATACACCGAGATGGGCGAGCGGTTGGTGCTGGGCAAGGGCACGTACGGGGTGGTGTATGCGGGCCGCGACAGGCACACGCGGGTACGCATCGCCATTAAGGAGATCCCGGAGCGAGACAGCAG GTTCTCTCAACCCCTCCATGAAGAGATTGCTCTGCACAAACGCCTGCGCCACAAGAACATCGTGCGCTACCTGGGCTCAGCCAGCCAGGGCGGCTACCTCAAGATCTTCATGGAGGAAGTGCCTGGAG GCAGCCTGTCCTCCTTGCTGCGGACAGTGTGGGGACCCTTGCAGGACAACGAGAGCACCATCAGTTTCTACACCCGCCAGATCCTGCAGGGACTCAGCTACCTGCATGACAACCACATTGTGCATCGAGACATCAAA GGGGACAATGTGCTGATCAACACCTTCAGCGGACTGCTAAAGATTTCTGACTTTGGCACCTCCAAGCGGCTGGCAGGCATCACACCCTGCACCGAGACCTTCACAG GGACCCTACAGTATATGGCTCCAGAAATCATTGACCAGGGCCCACGAGGTTATGGGAAAGCAGCTGACATCTGGTCATTGGGCTGCACTGTCATTGAGATGGCCACAGGTCGCCCACCCTTCCATGAGCTAGGGAGCCCACAGGCTGCAATGTTTCAG GTGGGCATGTACAAGGTGCATCCGCCAATGCCCAAttctctgtcagcagaggcccAAGCCTTCCTCCTCCGAACTTTTGAGCCAAACCCCCGTGTCCGAGCCAGTGCTCAAGCACTGCTGGGAGACCCCTTCCTTCAGCCTGGGAAGAAGAGCCGCAGTCCTGGCTCCCCCCAACATGCCCTGCGGCCCTCAG ATGCCCCTTCAGCGAGCTCTACTCCTTCAGCTGACTCCACCACGCAGTCCCAGACATTCCCACGTCCTCAGGCAACCCCTCAGCACCCACCCAGTCCCCCAAAGCGCTGCCTCAGTTATGGGGACACCAGCCAACTCCG GGTGCCTGAGGAGCCCGGGGCCGAGGACTCCGCGTCCCCCGAGGAGAGTTCGGGAATGAGCCTGATGCACCAAGAGAGCAAGCGCCGGGCCATGCTGGCGGCTGTACTGGAGCAGGAGCTGCCCACTCTGGCGGAGCAGCTGTGCCTGGAGCGGGACCAG GATCCCCGTCTGGGCAGGAATCACGTGGAAGAGCTACTGCGCTGCCTTGGGGCGCATATCCACACACCCAACCGCCGGCAGCTGGCCCAGGAGCTGCAAGCGCTCCAAGGGCAGCTTCGGGCCCAGGGCATTGGGCCTGCGCTTCTGCATGCACCGCTCTTCGCCTTCCCAGAAGTG gtGAAACAGATCCTCCGCAGGCGCCAGATCCGTCCACACTGGATGTTCGTGCTGGACTCGCTGCTCAGCCGCGCTGTACGGGCAGCCCTGGCGGTGCTGGGCCCAG AGGTGAAGGACGCAGTCCCACCGAAGTCAAAGGAGGCCAGTAAAGAAGAGGAGTCCCAGCTAAAGCAGCAGGAGACCTCAGTGCATCTGAGCCGGCTCCCTGGGGAACCAGAGCAGGAACCCACACCTCTGATAGTGCAGCTGGGCCTTTTGAGAGCAGAGACTGACAG GCTTCGAAGCGTCCTGGCTGAGAAGGAACGAGAGTGCCAGGCCCTGGTGCAACAAGCTCTACAGCGGGTGAATGGGGAAGCCAGAACCTGTGTCCTAGCCTCAGCACCCCCAT CTGCTCTCACAGTGGACCAGGGCCTGGTGCTGTGGCTACAGGAACTGAACGTGGATTCAGGCACCATCCAGACGGTGAGGGGAAGAGAACTTGACTCCCACCAACCAAAGACCCCTCCTCTGCCTATCTTTCAGCTCTTTTCACTTTCTCCTCTGATACAGAGAATTTCAGTACTGGAAGAGCACTTAGTATCCCCCGCCTATCacgcagatgagaaaactaaggcccagaaaAGGGTGCGATCTGCCCTAGCACGTTGGTAG